In Streptomyces sp. DG2A-72, one genomic interval encodes:
- a CDS encoding phage tail sheath subtilisin-like domain-containing protein has translation MPTNAVSAARPTYPGVYVEELPSSTRTVSAVTTSVTAFVGHTRRGPLNEPVRVTGFAEFERRFGGLSSQSAVAYAVHQFFANGGSVAVIVRVAKAGSGKAACVVLESTEGHSESRVLEVHAKEPGVWGNGLRVAVDYDTPHPDETFNLRVYDAKGDARESFTGLSMDSSHGRYAPTVINAGSKLIRVEAVGEGRPDPSGTVSKPFGDELPNLEVDLTVKIGDVEREFKLYDPDCDGEAPCSVAELALLLERKLRALPDAPGKHAFAGAEVTAFGRRIQVVAGSTDPEDVVRFLGECANDLGLEASVNPPVFPLEGGEDGEAPGPRDLIGSEADKTGIQALRGVADVNLLALPELAAYENTEDMVTVVSAAQRLCQERRIFLLVDAPSTWVSVDTARAGLASFDAVRGNHAGLYFPHLQLTDPLTGRLRAFPPSGAVAGVIARTDSERGVWKAPAGTEARLAGVRSLTVDLTDRETGLLNPLGVNCLRTFPVTGPTVWGARTLEGSDALDSEWKYVPVRRLALHVEESLQRGLQWVVFEPNDESLWQQIRLSASSYLHTLFRQGAFKGKTPREAYFVKCDHETTTDEDIANGVVNVLVGIAPVRPAEFVIVRIQQTSGQFEL, from the coding sequence ATGCCGACGAATGCAGTGAGCGCCGCCAGGCCGACGTACCCGGGCGTCTACGTCGAAGAGCTTCCCAGCAGCACCCGCACGGTCTCCGCCGTGACCACTTCGGTGACCGCATTCGTGGGTCACACACGGCGCGGTCCGCTGAACGAGCCGGTGCGCGTCACCGGCTTCGCCGAGTTCGAGCGCCGCTTCGGCGGGCTCAGCTCGCAGAGCGCCGTCGCGTACGCGGTGCACCAGTTCTTCGCCAACGGCGGCTCCGTCGCCGTGATCGTCCGGGTCGCCAAGGCCGGCAGCGGCAAGGCCGCATGCGTCGTCCTGGAGTCCACCGAGGGCCACAGCGAGTCCCGGGTCCTCGAAGTCCACGCCAAGGAACCCGGCGTGTGGGGCAACGGCCTGCGCGTCGCCGTCGACTACGACACGCCCCACCCCGACGAGACCTTCAACCTGCGGGTGTACGACGCCAAGGGCGACGCCCGCGAGAGCTTCACCGGCCTGTCCATGGACTCCTCGCACGGCCGGTACGCGCCGACCGTGATCAACGCCGGCTCGAAGCTCATCCGCGTCGAGGCGGTCGGCGAGGGCCGCCCCGACCCGTCCGGCACCGTCTCCAAGCCGTTCGGCGACGAACTGCCGAACCTGGAGGTCGACCTCACCGTCAAGATCGGCGACGTGGAGCGCGAGTTCAAGCTCTACGACCCCGACTGCGACGGCGAAGCCCCGTGCAGCGTCGCCGAGTTGGCGCTGCTGCTTGAGCGCAAGCTGCGCGCGCTGCCCGACGCGCCCGGCAAGCACGCCTTCGCGGGCGCCGAGGTCACCGCCTTCGGCCGGCGCATCCAGGTCGTCGCGGGCTCCACCGACCCCGAGGACGTCGTCCGTTTCCTCGGCGAGTGCGCCAACGACCTGGGCCTGGAGGCCTCCGTCAACCCGCCGGTGTTCCCGCTGGAGGGCGGCGAGGACGGCGAGGCGCCCGGTCCGCGGGACCTCATCGGCTCCGAGGCCGACAAGACCGGCATCCAGGCGCTGCGCGGCGTCGCCGACGTCAACCTTCTCGCGCTGCCCGAGCTGGCGGCGTACGAGAACACCGAGGACATGGTCACCGTCGTCTCGGCGGCGCAGCGGCTGTGCCAGGAGCGGCGGATCTTCCTGCTGGTCGACGCGCCGAGCACCTGGGTCAGCGTGGACACCGCTCGTGCGGGGCTCGCCTCGTTCGACGCCGTCCGCGGCAACCACGCCGGCCTGTACTTCCCGCACCTCCAGCTCACCGACCCGCTCACCGGGCGGCTGCGTGCCTTCCCGCCGTCCGGCGCGGTCGCCGGCGTCATCGCGCGCACCGACTCCGAGCGCGGCGTGTGGAAGGCGCCGGCCGGCACCGAGGCGCGGCTCGCGGGCGTGCGCTCGCTCACGGTCGACCTGACCGACCGGGAGACCGGGCTGCTCAACCCGCTCGGCGTCAACTGCCTGCGCACCTTCCCGGTGACCGGCCCGACGGTCTGGGGCGCGCGCACGCTGGAGGGCTCCGACGCGCTGGACAGCGAGTGGAAGTACGTGCCCGTACGGCGGCTCGCGCTGCACGTGGAGGAGAGCCTCCAACGCGGCCTGCAGTGGGTCGTGTTCGAGCCCAACGACGAGTCCCTGTGGCAGCAGATCCGCCTCAGCGCCTCCTCGTACCTGCACACGCTGTTCCGCCAGGGCGCCTTCAAGGGCAAGACGCCCCGCGAGGCGTACTTCGTCAAGTGCGACCACGAGACCACCACCGACGAGGACATCGCCAACGGCGTCGTCAACGTCCTGGTGGGCATTGCTCCGGTCCGCCCGGCCGAGTTCGTGATCGTCAGGATCCAGCAGACGTCCGGGCAGTTCGAGCTCTAA
- a CDS encoding YchJ family protein: protein MSRRNAAHRPERASFAAHTRSCPCGLAETYEKCCGRFHQGAAAAPTAEALMRSRYSAFTKRDEAYLLRTWHPRTRPARVEFDPGMKWTGLEILGTGEGSAFHSTGTVIFRASYRGGSLHERSRFERVEGAWVYVDGEFVAD from the coding sequence ATGTCCCGACGCAACGCGGCTCACCGGCCAGAACGCGCTTCCTTCGCCGCGCACACACGTTCCTGCCCGTGCGGTCTTGCGGAGACGTACGAGAAGTGCTGTGGCCGGTTTCATCAGGGTGCCGCGGCGGCACCGACCGCCGAGGCACTGATGCGCTCGCGTTACAGCGCTTTTACGAAACGGGACGAGGCGTATCTGCTGCGCACCTGGCATCCGCGCACGCGGCCCGCGCGGGTCGAGTTCGATCCCGGGATGAAGTGGACGGGGCTGGAGATCCTCGGCACGGGTGAAGGGTCGGCCTTCCACTCCACCGGGACGGTCATCTTCCGCGCCTCGTACCGGGGCGGCTCACTGCACGAGCGCAGCCGGTTCGAGCGGGTGGAGGGCGCGTGGGTGTACGTCGACGGGGAGTTCGTGGCCGACTAG
- a CDS encoding FadR/GntR family transcriptional regulator, translating to MSTPGRGLHGHVLESLGPAITAGEYPPGSVLRTDELAQQFDVSRSVMREAVRVLESMHLVESRRRVGVTVRPKVEWNVYDPQVIRWRLAGADRPQQLRSLTVLRSAIEPVAAGLAAKHATAEQCAELTECALGMVAHSKGHQLEGYLLHDVAFHRVILNASGNEMFARLGDVVAEVLAGRTHHDVMFEDPDPAAVTLHVQVAEAVRAGDAARAEHLTREITEGALQELDILAP from the coding sequence ATGAGCACACCGGGCCGGGGGCTGCACGGCCATGTACTGGAATCCCTCGGCCCCGCGATCACCGCGGGCGAGTACCCGCCGGGCAGCGTCCTGCGCACGGACGAACTGGCCCAGCAGTTCGACGTGTCACGCTCGGTGATGCGCGAGGCGGTCCGCGTCCTCGAATCCATGCACCTGGTCGAGTCCCGCCGCCGCGTGGGCGTCACGGTCCGCCCCAAGGTCGAGTGGAATGTGTACGACCCTCAGGTCATCCGCTGGCGGCTGGCCGGCGCCGACCGCCCCCAGCAACTGCGCTCCCTCACCGTGCTGCGCTCCGCGATCGAGCCGGTCGCCGCGGGCCTTGCCGCCAAGCACGCCACCGCCGAGCAGTGCGCCGAACTCACCGAGTGCGCCCTCGGCATGGTCGCCCACTCCAAGGGGCACCAGCTGGAGGGCTACCTCCTCCACGACGTTGCCTTCCACCGGGTGATCCTCAACGCCTCCGGGAACGAGATGTTCGCCCGCCTCGGAGACGTCGTCGCCGAGGTCCTCGCGGGCCGCACCCATCACGACGTCATGTTCGAGGACCCCGACCCGGCCGCCGTCACCCTGCATGTCCAGGTCGCCGAGGCGGTCCGCGCGGGCGACGCGGCCCGCGCCGAGCACCTGACGAGGGAAATCACCGAGGGCGCCCTCCAGGAACTGGACATCCTCGCGCCCTAG
- a CDS encoding gluconokinase, whose amino-acid sequence MKQLRTPHVVVVMGVAGTGKTTIGPLLAARLGVPYAEGDDFHPPANIAKMSAGTPLTDEDRWPWLDAIGSWAHGRAGLGGVVSSSALKRSYRDRLRAAAPGIVFVHLTGDRALIEDRMAHRQGHFMPTALLDSQFATLQPLEPDEAGVAVNVSGSPEEITQRAMTALTALPEPTQ is encoded by the coding sequence ATGAAGCAACTGCGTACCCCCCATGTCGTCGTGGTCATGGGCGTCGCGGGCACCGGCAAGACCACCATCGGCCCCCTGCTCGCCGCCCGGCTCGGCGTCCCGTACGCCGAGGGCGACGACTTCCACCCGCCGGCCAACATCGCCAAGATGTCGGCCGGCACCCCGCTCACCGACGAGGACCGGTGGCCCTGGCTGGACGCCATCGGCTCGTGGGCGCACGGGCGGGCGGGGCTCGGCGGGGTGGTCAGCAGCTCCGCGCTCAAGCGGTCGTACCGCGACCGGCTGCGCGCGGCGGCTCCCGGCATCGTCTTCGTGCACCTCACCGGCGACCGTGCCCTCATCGAGGACCGGATGGCACACCGCCAGGGCCACTTCATGCCCACGGCGCTCCTCGACTCCCAGTTCGCCACGCTCCAGCCGCTGGAGCCGGACGAGGCGGGCGTCGCGGTGAACGTCTCCGGCAGCCCTGAGGAGATCACCCAGCGGGCCATGACCGCTCTCACAGCGCTCCCCGAGCCGACTCAGTAA
- a CDS encoding GntP family permease yields MTRLNAELLAADTVEPITSAGHAQLGIAVLAGIAVIVLLITKFKLHAFLSLTIGSLALGAFAGAPLDKAITSFTTGLGTTVAGVGVLIALGAILGKMLADSGGADEIVDTILARAGGRSMPWAMVLIASVIGLPLFFEVGVVLLIPVVLMVAKRGNYSLMRIGIPALAGLSVMHGLVPPHPGPLVAIDAVKANLGVTLALGVLVAIPTVIIAGPLFSRYAARWVDVPAPDKMLLSTGGSPQAPAQRASEELEKRPGFGATLTTILLPVVLMLSKALVDIVIDDPENTTQRVFDVIGSPLIALLASVLLGIFTLLRPAGFAKDRVSGLVEKGLAPIAGILLIVGAGGGFKQTLIDSGVGQMILEISEDWSIPALLLAWLIAVAIRLATGSATVATVSAAGLVAPLAAGMSTTETALLVLAIGAGSLFFSHVNDAGFWLVKEYFGLNVGQTIKTWSVMETIISVVAGGIVLLLSLVI; encoded by the coding sequence GTGACCAGACTCAACGCCGAGCTGCTGGCAGCGGACACCGTCGAGCCCATCACCTCGGCCGGCCACGCTCAGCTGGGCATCGCCGTCCTGGCGGGCATCGCCGTCATCGTCCTGCTCATCACCAAGTTCAAGTTGCACGCCTTTCTTTCGCTGACCATCGGGTCGCTGGCGCTCGGCGCGTTCGCCGGGGCGCCGCTGGACAAGGCGATCACCAGCTTCACCACCGGACTCGGGACCACGGTCGCGGGCGTGGGTGTACTGATCGCGCTGGGTGCGATCCTCGGCAAGATGCTCGCCGACTCCGGCGGCGCGGACGAGATCGTCGACACGATCCTCGCCAGGGCGGGCGGCCGTTCGATGCCGTGGGCGATGGTGCTGATCGCCTCGGTGATCGGTCTGCCGCTGTTCTTCGAGGTCGGCGTCGTGCTGCTGATCCCGGTCGTGCTGATGGTCGCCAAACGCGGCAACTACTCCCTGATGCGCATCGGCATCCCGGCGCTCGCGGGCCTGTCCGTGATGCACGGCCTGGTTCCGCCGCACCCCGGCCCGCTGGTCGCCATCGACGCGGTCAAGGCCAACCTGGGTGTCACGCTGGCGCTCGGTGTGCTGGTCGCCATCCCGACGGTGATCATCGCCGGTCCGCTGTTCTCGCGGTACGCGGCCCGCTGGGTGGACGTCCCGGCCCCCGACAAGATGCTGCTTTCAACTGGGGGTTCCCCCCAGGCCCCCGCCCAGCGCGCCTCGGAGGAGTTGGAGAAGCGCCCGGGCTTCGGCGCCACCCTCACCACCATCCTGCTGCCGGTCGTCCTGATGCTGTCCAAGGCGCTCGTCGACATCGTCATCGACGACCCCGAGAACACCACGCAGCGGGTCTTCGACGTCATCGGCTCCCCGCTGATCGCCCTGCTCGCCTCCGTACTGCTGGGCATCTTCACGCTGCTGCGGCCCGCGGGCTTCGCCAAGGACCGGGTCTCCGGGCTGGTCGAGAAGGGCCTCGCGCCCATCGCGGGCATCCTGCTGATCGTCGGCGCGGGCGGCGGTTTCAAGCAGACGCTGATCGACTCCGGCGTGGGCCAGATGATTCTGGAGATATCCGAGGACTGGTCGATCCCGGCCCTGCTGCTGGCCTGGCTGATCGCGGTGGCGATCCGGCTCGCGACCGGTTCGGCGACGGTGGCGACGGTCTCGGCGGCCGGTCTGGTCGCCCCGCTGGCGGCCGGCATGTCCACCACGGAGACCGCGCTGCTGGTCCTCGCCATCGGCGCCGGCTCGCTCTTCTTCAGCCATGTCAACGACGCCGGATTCTGGCTGGTGAAGGAGTACTTCGGCCTGAACGTCGGCCAGACCATCAAGACCTGGTCCGTCATGGAGACGATCATCTCGGTGGTCGCGGGCGGCATCGTCCTGCTGTTGTCCTTGGTGATCTAG
- a CDS encoding SDR family oxidoreductase, with protein MTAHPLFDITGRTALVTGSSRGIGLALARGLLEAGCTVVLNGRDEQRLAKAASELPGDVHTAVFDVTDGPSVAAGTADVEERVGPLDILVNNAGMQLRAPLLEFTDADWHRILNTNLTSAFLVGREAARRMTERGHGKIINICSLQSEVVRPGIAPYAATKGALKMLTKGMCADWGPSGVQVNGLGPGYIETELTEPLVADEEFSAWVRRRTPAGRWGRTEDLVGGVLFLASPAADFISGQVLYVDGGMTSVL; from the coding sequence ATGACGGCTCACCCCCTCTTCGACATCACCGGCCGCACGGCCCTGGTCACCGGCTCCAGCCGCGGCATCGGCCTCGCGCTCGCCCGCGGACTGCTGGAGGCGGGCTGCACGGTCGTCCTCAACGGACGGGACGAACAACGCCTCGCCAAGGCCGCGTCCGAACTGCCCGGCGACGTCCACACCGCGGTGTTCGACGTCACCGACGGCCCCTCGGTGGCCGCCGGCACAGCGGATGTCGAAGAGCGGGTGGGCCCGCTCGACATCCTGGTCAACAACGCGGGGATGCAACTGCGGGCCCCGCTCCTGGAGTTCACCGACGCGGACTGGCACCGAATCCTGAACACCAACCTGACCAGCGCGTTCCTGGTCGGCCGCGAGGCGGCACGCCGGATGACGGAACGCGGCCACGGCAAGATCATCAACATCTGCTCGCTGCAGAGCGAGGTGGTCCGCCCCGGCATCGCGCCCTACGCCGCCACCAAGGGCGCCCTGAAGATGCTCACCAAGGGCATGTGCGCCGACTGGGGCCCTTCCGGCGTGCAGGTCAACGGCCTCGGCCCCGGCTACATCGAGACCGAGCTGACCGAGCCCCTCGTCGCGGACGAGGAGTTCAGCGCCTGGGTCCGGCGGCGCACCCCGGCCGGCCGCTGGGGCCGTACGGAGGACCTGGTGGGCGGAGTGCTGTTCCTCGCCTCGCCCGCCGCGGACTTCATCAGCGGACAAGTGCTGTACGTCGACGGCGGCATGACCAGCGTGCTGTGA
- a CDS encoding L-idonate 5-dehydrogenase, translating to MLGCVIHGQGDLRVDELEAPSPGPGEALVAVRYGGVCGSDLHYWRHGGVGDFRLKEPMVLGHEVVGTVVSYGAGASGPLPGTAVAVHPATPCGVCPECADGRRNVCRDTRYLGSAARFPHVQGGFAGRFTAPAEQLRPLPAGLGPRRAALAEPLSVALHAVRQAGAVAGRHVLVTGAGPIGCLVVAAAKAAGAGRVTVTDLLPEALRYARVAGADTVVRADDPSDAGWPSEVDTAIEASGVAAGLDACLRLVRRGGTVVQLGMLPPGQSPFAGNLVVSREIELRGAFRFDTEFDEALTLLAAEPSFDGLVSAVVPVREAESAFALAADRSRSCKVLLDFGN from the coding sequence ATGCTGGGTTGTGTGATCCACGGTCAGGGCGATCTGCGCGTCGACGAGCTGGAGGCCCCCTCCCCCGGCCCCGGCGAAGCGCTCGTCGCCGTCCGCTACGGCGGAGTCTGCGGCTCCGACCTGCACTACTGGCGGCACGGCGGGGTCGGCGACTTCCGCCTCAAGGAGCCGATGGTGCTCGGGCACGAGGTGGTCGGGACGGTCGTCTCGTACGGCGCCGGCGCCTCGGGTCCCTTGCCCGGTACGGCCGTCGCGGTGCACCCGGCCACGCCCTGCGGGGTCTGCCCGGAGTGCGCGGACGGGCGGCGGAACGTCTGCCGGGACACGCGATACCTCGGCAGCGCAGCCCGATTCCCGCACGTCCAGGGCGGATTCGCGGGCCGTTTCACGGCGCCCGCGGAGCAGTTGCGGCCCCTCCCCGCCGGCCTGGGACCGCGCCGGGCGGCGCTCGCCGAGCCGTTGTCCGTGGCCCTGCACGCCGTGCGCCAGGCCGGAGCGGTTGCCGGGAGGCACGTCCTGGTCACCGGTGCCGGGCCCATCGGCTGCCTGGTGGTCGCGGCGGCGAAGGCGGCGGGGGCCGGGCGCGTCACGGTGACGGACCTGCTGCCTGAGGCGCTGCGGTACGCGCGGGTCGCCGGCGCGGACACCGTCGTACGGGCCGATGATCCGTCCGATGCCGGGTGGCCGTCCGAGGTGGACACCGCGATCGAGGCGTCCGGGGTGGCCGCGGGCCTGGACGCGTGTCTGCGGCTGGTGCGGCGCGGCGGGACGGTCGTGCAGCTCGGGATGCTGCCGCCGGGCCAGAGTCCCTTCGCGGGCAACCTGGTGGTGAGCCGGGAGATCGAACTGCGCGGGGCGTTCCGCTTCGACACGGAGTTCGACGAGGCGCTGACGCTGCTCGCGGCCGAGCCGTCGTTCGACGGGCTGGTGAGTGCGGTGGTGCCGGTACGGGAGGCGGAGTCGGCGTTCGCCCTGGCGGCGGACCGGAGCCGGTCGTGCAAGGTGCTGCTCGACTTCGGCAACTGA
- a CDS encoding cytochrome b/b6 domain-containing protein, producing the protein MSLRAEAPPAAQVRRFGRAERWVHRLTAALMGVCVVTAAVLYLPELAELVGRRELVVRIHEWAGLALPVPVLAGLVSRAFRSDLRFLNRFGPHDRLWLRAALRRDKRASARPAGKFNAGQKIYAAWIAGATLVMLGTGLIMWFTHLTPLMWRTSATFVHDWLALTIGIVLAGHIGMALADPEARRGLRTGSVSREWADREHPLWRP; encoded by the coding sequence ATGAGCCTACGAGCTGAGGCGCCCCCGGCCGCGCAGGTCCGCCGGTTCGGCCGGGCCGAACGGTGGGTGCACCGGCTGACCGCCGCGCTGATGGGCGTCTGCGTGGTCACGGCGGCCGTTCTCTACCTGCCCGAACTCGCCGAACTCGTCGGCCGCCGCGAGCTGGTGGTCCGTATCCACGAATGGGCCGGACTCGCCCTGCCCGTCCCGGTGCTGGCCGGTCTCGTCTCCCGGGCCTTCCGTTCCGACCTGCGCTTCCTGAACCGCTTCGGCCCGCACGACCGGCTCTGGCTGCGCGCGGCCCTGCGCCGCGACAAGCGGGCGTCGGCCCGTCCGGCCGGCAAGTTCAACGCCGGGCAGAAGATCTACGCCGCCTGGATCGCCGGCGCCACGCTGGTGATGCTGGGCACGGGCCTGATCATGTGGTTCACCCACCTCACCCCCCTGATGTGGCGCACCAGCGCGACCTTCGTCCACGACTGGCTCGCCCTCACCATCGGCATCGTCCTCGCCGGCCACATCGGCATGGCACTGGCGGATCCGGAGGCCCGCCGCGGTCTGCGCACGGGGTCCGTGTCGCGGGAGTGGGCGGACCGGGAGCATCCGCTGTGGCGGCCGTGA
- a CDS encoding molybdopterin-dependent oxidoreductase has product MNPEQPKRPEQSAPPEERGKPIGRRVLLGTLGLGALGVVAAPTLQRGLESFLGNAADKDPTGLTGLLPNGGGFRYYSVASSVPHKNAGNYRLTVDGLVDRPKTYTLADLRALPQTRMVKDVQCVTGWRVPDTPFEGVRLSRLLDAAGVRPTAGAVRFTCFDGTYTESLTLDQARRADVLVALRMQDKDLGHSHGGPVRLYVAPMYFYKSAKWLSGITLTDEVEPGYWEERGYDIDAWVGRSNGRDDEPTS; this is encoded by the coding sequence GTGAACCCCGAACAGCCCAAGCGGCCGGAGCAGTCCGCACCACCCGAGGAACGCGGCAAGCCGATCGGCCGCCGGGTCCTCCTCGGTACCCTCGGCCTGGGCGCCCTCGGCGTGGTCGCCGCGCCCACCCTCCAACGTGGCCTGGAGTCCTTCCTCGGCAACGCGGCCGACAAGGACCCCACGGGACTGACCGGCCTGCTCCCCAACGGCGGCGGCTTCCGCTACTACTCGGTCGCGTCCTCCGTCCCCCACAAGAACGCCGGGAACTACCGGCTCACCGTCGACGGGCTGGTCGACCGCCCGAAGACCTACACCCTGGCCGACCTGCGGGCCCTGCCGCAGACCCGGATGGTCAAGGACGTCCAGTGCGTCACCGGCTGGCGCGTCCCGGACACGCCCTTCGAGGGGGTACGCCTGTCCCGGTTGCTGGACGCCGCGGGAGTGCGCCCCACGGCCGGGGCGGTGCGTTTCACCTGCTTCGACGGCACCTACACGGAGAGCCTCACCCTCGACCAGGCCCGCCGCGCGGACGTCCTGGTCGCCCTGCGCATGCAGGACAAGGACCTCGGCCACTCCCACGGCGGCCCGGTCCGCCTGTACGTCGCCCCCATGTACTTCTACAAGTCGGCCAAGTGGCTCTCCGGCATCACCCTCACCGACGAGGTGGAGCCCGGCTACTGGGAGGAACGCGGCTACGACATCGACGCCTGGGTCGGCCGCTCGAACGGACGCGACGATGAGCCTACGAGCTGA
- a CDS encoding APC family permease, producing MTTGSSHTSTAPDSGISTFKGQERALRADRLGTGGLLLSVLAATAPLMVVAGVMPTTFAVMGIVGQPLLFVVLGVVLVLFGIGYAEMSRHVHNAGAFYAYISRGLGGTAGAAAALVALVAYNALQVGIYGIFGFEVSGLFATYTEVEVAWWIPALAAVAVVGALGWLKIDVNARVLGVLLIVEVALVVVFDIAAVADPAGEGLSLHAFNPDTLSGAGVGTALCFCVAAFLGFEQAPVYAEETSRPHVLVPRVMFLAVGGVAVFFALSSWALTVAAGPSAIVGVAREQSAGLLFFLTEERLGGTFTDVLHVLFVTGMFAAMLSFHNVVARYAFAMGREGLLPAAFGRTSGTSGAPGTGSLLQTAVAAVVVIVFAIADDKPTGDPTAPVLHLFTWFGNVGALGVIVLMALASLSVVVFFARRGAAGTQAWRLVTSMLAGIALLVIAGYTVKDFDVLVGTGPDSALSWALPGIIGAALVIGLVQGLLLRSRAPETHARIGLGNQAFQLDKAAEADAGN from the coding sequence ATGACGACGGGCAGTTCGCACACGAGCACCGCCCCCGACTCAGGCATCAGTACCTTCAAGGGACAGGAACGCGCCCTGCGCGCCGACCGCCTCGGCACCGGCGGCCTTCTGCTCTCCGTCCTCGCCGCGACCGCCCCTCTCATGGTGGTCGCGGGTGTCATGCCCACCACATTCGCGGTGATGGGCATCGTCGGACAGCCGCTGCTCTTCGTCGTGCTCGGCGTGGTCCTCGTCCTCTTCGGCATCGGATACGCCGAGATGAGCCGCCACGTCCACAACGCGGGCGCCTTCTACGCCTATATCTCCCGCGGCCTCGGCGGCACCGCCGGAGCGGCCGCCGCCCTGGTCGCCCTGGTCGCCTACAACGCCCTCCAGGTCGGCATCTACGGCATCTTCGGCTTCGAGGTCTCCGGCCTGTTCGCCACCTACACCGAGGTCGAGGTCGCCTGGTGGATACCGGCGCTGGCGGCCGTCGCCGTCGTCGGCGCGCTGGGCTGGCTGAAGATCGACGTCAACGCGCGCGTGCTGGGCGTGCTGCTGATCGTCGAGGTGGCCCTGGTCGTCGTCTTCGACATCGCGGCCGTGGCCGACCCGGCGGGGGAGGGGCTGTCCCTGCACGCCTTCAACCCGGACACGCTCAGCGGCGCCGGAGTCGGCACCGCCCTGTGCTTCTGCGTCGCCGCCTTCCTCGGCTTCGAGCAGGCGCCGGTGTACGCCGAGGAGACCAGCCGCCCGCATGTCCTCGTCCCGCGCGTGATGTTCCTCGCCGTCGGGGGCGTCGCCGTCTTCTTCGCGCTCAGCAGCTGGGCCCTGACCGTCGCCGCCGGACCGTCCGCGATCGTCGGCGTGGCCCGCGAGCAGAGCGCCGGGCTGCTGTTCTTCCTGACCGAGGAACGGCTGGGCGGCACCTTCACCGACGTGCTGCACGTCCTGTTCGTGACCGGCATGTTCGCGGCGATGCTCAGCTTCCACAACGTCGTCGCCCGGTACGCCTTCGCCATGGGCCGCGAGGGACTGCTGCCCGCCGCCTTCGGCCGCACCTCCGGCACCAGCGGCGCTCCCGGCACCGGATCACTGCTCCAGACCGCCGTGGCCGCCGTGGTCGTCATCGTCTTCGCGATCGCCGACGACAAGCCGACCGGCGACCCGACCGCGCCCGTCCTGCACCTGTTCACCTGGTTCGGCAACGTCGGCGCCCTCGGCGTCATCGTGCTGATGGCGCTGGCCTCCCTCTCGGTGGTCGTCTTCTTCGCCCGCCGCGGCGCCGCCGGCACCCAGGCCTGGCGGCTGGTCACCTCCATGCTGGCCGGGATCGCCCTGCTCGTGATCGCCGGCTACACGGTCAAGGACTTCGACGTCCTGGTCGGCACCGGCCCCGACTCGGCCCTCAGCTGGGCCTTGCCCGGCATCATCGGCGCCGCCCTCGTCATCGGCCTCGTCCAGGGCCTGCTCCTGCGCTCCCGCGCCCCCGAGACCCACGCCCGCATCGGCCTCGGCAACCAGGCCTTCCAGCTGGACAAGGCGGCGGAGGCGGACGCCGGGAACTGA
- a CDS encoding DMT family transporter yields the protein MSLQVLILAVSAACCLGFGFVLQQNAAQRAPLNDFLSPRLLLDLMKVPRWLGGLGLMVVGMALGAVALGQGEISLVEPLLATNLLFAMALSRHQTKQPLGRQGWAGLALLAGGVTAFIMAGQPTGGTAITDPMRHWLIIGVMVGAALLLTAYAKRSRLSSGPALLAVAAGLLYGVQDALTRVSGQRFSEGGFVELMTGWQPYAVLVLGVTGLVLVQSAFETASLRMSLPALTAAQPLAGIACGVGFLGDRLRTDPGALAWESAGLAAIVVGIILLGLHPAMPCGAPVRERARDLQPSRLS from the coding sequence GTGTCGCTTCAGGTTCTGATTCTCGCCGTGAGCGCCGCATGCTGCCTGGGCTTCGGCTTCGTCCTCCAGCAGAACGCGGCCCAGCGGGCACCCCTGAACGACTTCCTCTCCCCCCGCCTGCTCCTGGACCTGATGAAGGTGCCGCGCTGGCTGGGCGGCCTCGGACTCATGGTGGTCGGTATGGCGCTCGGCGCGGTCGCGCTGGGCCAGGGCGAGATATCCCTGGTGGAGCCGCTGCTCGCGACGAACCTGCTGTTCGCGATGGCCCTGTCCCGCCACCAGACCAAGCAGCCGCTGGGCCGCCAGGGCTGGGCGGGGCTCGCCCTGCTCGCGGGCGGCGTGACCGCGTTCATCATGGCGGGACAGCCGACCGGCGGCACCGCGATCACCGACCCGATGCGCCACTGGCTGATCATCGGCGTGATGGTCGGAGCCGCGCTGCTGCTCACGGCGTATGCGAAGCGCTCCAGGCTCAGCTCGGGCCCGGCGCTCCTCGCCGTGGCCGCCGGTCTGCTGTACGGCGTGCAGGACGCCCTGACCCGGGTGAGCGGCCAGCGCTTCTCCGAGGGCGGCTTCGTCGAGCTGATGACGGGCTGGCAGCCGTACGCCGTGCTGGTGCTCGGCGTCACCGGCCTCGTCCTGGTGCAGAGCGCGTTCGAGACGGCGTCCCTGCGCATGTCCCTGCCCGCCCTGACCGCCGCCCAGCCGCTGGCCGGGATCGCCTGCGGGGTGGGCTTCCTCGGCGACCGGCTGCGTACCGACCCGGGCGCGCTGGCCTGGGAGTCGGCGGGCCTCGCGGCCATCGTCGTCGGGATCATCCTGCTGGGCCTGCACCCGGCGATGCCGTGCGGGGCGCCGGTGCGGGAACGGGCGCGGGATCTGCAGCCGAGCCGACTCAGCTGA